ATCACCGTAGTTTGATATGGACTTCCCCGGTAGTGCCCTCTATGTACGAACGCACCTTCATGGAAGGGACGCGGGGTACCCAGGCGGTCGACTGGGAGGAGCGCATCGACGTGAAGCGACTGCGCGAGGAGCGCTACGCGAAGGCGCTCGCCCGCCTCGAGGACTCCGAGATGGGCTCGATGCTGCTGGTGTCGGACCCGAACATCCGGTACGTCACCGGCCTCGCCATGACCGGCGGGTCCGGCGCCGACCACTACACCCTCCTGACCGAGGAGGGCGACATCGTCCACTGGGACACCGCCGACCACGCCAGCAACCAGCGGTTCAACTGCCCGTGGCTCCACGACATCCGCTACGCCTGCCCCGGCCTCGGGAACGTCCCGCGGGCCTCCGGGTCCGACTCCGCCCGCGGCTTCCTCAAGCAGAAGATGGCCGACCTCGTCTACGAGGCGATGGAGGAGTACGGCGTCCACAAGGAGCCGATGGGCCTCGACGTCGGCAACCAGGGACTCATCTCCGCCTTCGAGAACAACGACGTGGAGGTCCGCACGAAGGACTGTGTCGACCTGATGCACGACGCCCGGAAGGTCAAGACGAAGGACGAGATCGAGTGCCTGCGCCAGGTCGCGGCCATCTGCGAGGCCGGCTTCCAGCAGGTCGTCGAGAACGCCCGCCCCGGCAAGCGCGAGTCCGAGGTCTGGGGCGACGTGACGAAGGAACTCTGGCGCCACGGCGCGTTCGTCGGCGGCGGCTACCTGACCTCCGGCCCGAACACGTGGCCGAAGCACCAGGCCAACACCACCGACCGGATGATTCGCCCCGGCGACATCGTCTACGCCGACATGTACAACATCGGCTACCTCGGCTACCGCTCCTGTTACTACCGGACCTTCTCCATGGGCGAACCCACCGAGGCCCAGCAGGACGCCTACGAGATCGCCCGCGACAACCTCTACGACGTGCTCGACCGCATCGAGCCGGGCGCGACCACCGACGAGATCTGCCAGGGCTTCCCGGACATGGAGGGGGAGCACGCCGACTGGTACGGCGCGACCGACCACTGGCAGATGACGACCAACCACTGGGCCCACGGGCTGGGTCTCCAGCTCTACGAGGTCCCGCTCATCTGGCGCGGCCTCTCCCCGGACCACCCCATCGAGATCGAGGAGGGCATGACGATGGCCGTCGAGACGATGGAGCCCGCCGACCGGCAGGGCGTCCGCGTCGAGGAGATGGTCGTCGTCCGCGAGAACGGCGTCGAGGTGCTGAGCCAGTGGCCCGTCGACGAGATCACCCGCATCGACTACTGAGGCCGGCTCGATAGCTGCCGATACCGGTTCGTCGTCATCGTTTCTGTGGCCGGAACAGCCGCCTACGACTCTACCTCGTACGTCTTGAAGTAGTGGAGGCCCCGTCGCCGTGCCCAGACGTCGTAGCTGCTCGTGAGCGTCTGCGTCGGCTCCTCGGACGGTGGGCTCCCACGTGCGAACGAGTCGCCACCCCGGGACAGGTACGCCGTCGTCCCCGGCTCCAGTGGCTCCTCGAGTCTGTAGTCGATGACGCCCCCGTCCTTCGCGCGGTCGTAGACCTGGAACACCGACCCCGCAGCGATCGCGCCGCCGGACTCGATCCGGAGTCTGACGAACGAGTCGTCGTCGGTGACGGCGACCGAGAGCTTCGGGGCCTGCTCGCTCGCCGTCGCCACCCAGGACGGCCGCGAGACGGAGACGGACCCGATGGAGTCGACGGTGTACTCCACCTCGAGGACCTGTTCGCCCCCGTCTCGCAGGTCCTCGGCGAGGCGCGCGGACAGGCTCCTGATGACCCCGTCCTCGTCGACCGTCAGCTCGCCCGAGGCGACGTCCGTGATGGTGCCGCCCGTCCCGGGGTCCACCACCCCCTCCTCGTCCAGCGAGTCGGCCTGGACCCGCCAGATGGTGGTCGGGCCGGTCTGGACGACCTCGGGCGCCCCCCAGTTCCCGGCCTTCAGGAAGGCGTTCAGTTCCCGCTTCCACAGCGTCCACTCGTACCGCTTGTCGTTCCTGTGTCTGTCGTTCCCGTAGGTGTAGGAGCCGCCGAGGTCCTCCCGCCAGTAGGCGTTCTCGTCGGTGCGGAAGAGGTCGACCCTCGACCCGTCCCGGCCCAGCAAGGACCCCAGTATCGCGCCGCCTTCGCTCCGGTACTCGCGGTCCCGGTACACCTCGGTCTGCGAGAGGTTGAGTTTCCTCTCGGCCACCCGGAAGCTCGTCTGCCTGAGCGCCTGGGTGTGACTGGGCAGCAAGAACAGGTTCGGTCCCGCCTCGTCGAGGCCCGTCGGGTACGGGGCGGGCTCGGCCCTGGTCGTCTCGGTCGCCGTCTCCACGTCGGTCGCCGTCTGCGTGCTCGCGGGGCCGGATTCGGTCGCCGCCGTCCGGTCTGTCCGGGTGCTCGCGGAATCGAGTCGAAGACAGCCCGAGGCGCCCACCAGCCCCAGCGCAGCGAGCAACTCCCGCCGATGCATGGCTCAACCGTATCTGACGGACGATGTAAAGCTACTGGCAGGACGGCCGACCGTGGCTCGGCGCGCCGGCCCCCCGGACTACTGGGACCCTGCGGTGGCCGTCTCGCTCCCCTCAGGCGTCGCGTCGGCCGTCTCCCGCCGGTGGAGCCAGACCGCACAGCCCAGCGCGATGAGGCCGTTCAGCGCCGCGATGCCGAACGCGACCCGGTAGCCGAACAGGGAGTAGACCCGCGAGCCGGCGACGAGTTCGCCGGTCCAGTAGGCGTCCAGTGCCGCGCCGAGGACGGCCGGGAAGATGGCGCCGCCGAAGAACCCGAGGGCGTTGACCGCGCCGGTCGCCGTCCCGCTGACCGACCCGTGGAACCGTTCCCTGACGACGGTGTAGGCGATGGTGAAGCCGCCGAGCAGGAACATGACGGTGAAGAAGGCGGCCGCGACGAAAGCGAGGGGCGGGGTCTCGAGGGCCGCGATGAGGGCGTAGGCGAGGGTGTAGACGACGCCGGCGGCGACGATGAGGCCGGTGCGTCGACCGAGGTAGTCCGAGAGCCAGCCCATCGCCGGCGAGCCGACCACCAGCCCCGCGTTCCCGAGCAGGGTGTAGACGGACGCCTCGGACACCGAGAGCCCGTAGGCCTGCACGAGGTAGGGGATGCCCCACAGCCCCATGACGGTGAAGTTCGTCCCGATGACGAAGAACAGCATCCCGCCGAGGACCCAGGTCTCGCGCTCGGAGAGGACGAGCCGCGCGTTGTCGACCGTCTCGCGCGGGGTGAGGTCCGGCGGGTCGGCGGTTCCCTCGATGGTGTCGAGACCGGCGTCGGCCGGGTCGTCCCGCACCACGAGGAAGATGGCGAGCGTGCTGACGAGGCCGACCGCACCGACGGTGAGGAAGGCGGTGCGCCAGCCGAAGTCGGCGACGAACAGGGCCAGCGGCGTGGTCGCGATGATGCCGCCGACCGCCGACGCCGAGAGCGTCATCCCGGCGACGGTGGCGAACTCGCCCGTCTCGAACCAGTTCGCACAGAAGCGCAACGTGGCGATGTAGATGACGCTGGCGCCGACCCCGATGAGCGCCCGGCTGGCGAAGCCGGCGAGGTAGGTGTCGCTGGCGGCGAACCCGAACACCCCGACGGCCATGACGAGCGAGCCGATGGTGGCGACCCGGCGGGTCCCGGTCTGGTCCGCGAGCATCCCCGCGACGAGTTGCATCGGCGCGTAGATGTAGAAGAAGGAGGCGTGAAGCAGCCCCAGTTCCGCCGCGCTGGTGTCGAATACCTGGGTGAGGTCGTCGGCCAGCACGCCCGTCGACACCCGGTGGAAGTTCACGAGCACGAAGGCGGTCGCGAGGGTGAACCACCCGAGCCACCGCCGCCTGGTCGGGTCGCGCCAGAGTGACATTGGTGCGCTAACGCACGGCATACACCGGGAAAATTGTGTGGGACACAGGCACGATGGCGTGGGTGTCGAAAGCCATCGGGTCCCCGACACGACGTCGCACACCGGCCGAAGCTTCAACAGCCCCCTCCCTGTAGCTCTCCCCGATGGTCGAGAAGGACGCCGTCCGCCGCGGGTACGACGACCTGGCGGCGACGTACGACGCACAGCGCGACAGGGCGGGCCACAGCGTGGCGATACTGGAGGCGTTCCTCGACACGCTCGACGACCCGGACCGGGTGCTCGACGCCGGCTGTGGTGGTGGGCGGCCGGTCCTCCGGCGGCTCGCCGAATCGACGGAGGCGGTCGGCCTCGACATCTCGGCCGAGCAGGTACGACTGGCGAGGGAGCACGCCCCGGCCGCCGCGCTCCTGCAGGGCGACATGACCAGGCTCCCCTTCGCGGCCGACAGTTTCGACGCCGTGGTCGCGTACTGGTCGCTCATCCACGTCCCCGAGGCCGACCACCAGGCGGTCCTCGACGAGTTCGCCAAGGTGCTGCGGCCGGGTGGCCGGGCACTGGTCTGTGAGGCCGCCGAACCGTGGAACGGCGAGAACCCGGACTGGCTCGACGCCGGCGTCGAGATGCAGTGGAACATGGCCGGCGCCGAGGTCACCCGGGACCAGTTGCTCGCCGCGGGGTTCGAGGTCGAGAACGTCTGGGGGGCGCCGACCGCACTCGAGTGGGACCGACAGGAGCACGCGGACGGCGGCGACCTCGAACTCCTCGACGCGGGCGAGGCCGATGCGGACGACGACGAAGACGAGGACGAGTCGCCCTGGACCTTCTTCGCAGTCCGGCTCCCGGACGCCTGAGCGGCCGGCAGCCTGTCGGCCAGCCGACGCACCTGTCAGGGGGAAACTCCCTTGGTCGTGGCTCGCCATGCACTGTCCATGAGTCCCGACGACAGACCGACCGTGGAAGACGTGATGTCGAGCCCGCTGGAGACCATCTCACCCGACGCGACCGTGATGGAGGCGACCCAGCGCATGCGCGAGCAGGACATCAACGCACTCGTCGTCCCGACGAACCCGCGGGCGATCATCAGCAGCACGGACGTCCTCGACGCCGTCGCCGACGGGCAGGACGTCACGCAGTTACAGGTGTCGGACGTGATGACGACCGACGTGGAGACCGCGGCCCCCGACCTCTACATGGAGGAGGTCGCCGCGATGATGACCACCTACGGCATCAAGCACCTCCCGGTCGTCGACGACGACTACGTCGGCATGATCTCCTCGACCGACGTGACGGCGCACATGTCCTGACTCCCCCCGAGAAGCAGTTTACTGTCGCGCCAGCACGGCGCGCTCGCTCCCGTCGGTCCCGGTGACGACACCGGCGACCGTGCGACCGTTCAACGATTCTGCCGGCACACGGACCAGCAGCGACGATATCTGGACCTGCTGGGTACACATCGACTCTTTCTCCTCGACCGCCGCGTGCACCCGGAGGCGCCGGCCCTGCTCGACCGTCGTCGCGGCCAGCGACTCGCAGGCGTTCGGGACCTGCTTCTCCAGGGCGACGATGGCCTGCGAGGCGAAGTCGGTCCCCTCGACGAAGGCGGCCACGTCGCTCTGACCGTCGAGCGAGAAGGCGTCGGCCGAGGTGAGCGTCCGCACCCGGAGGTGGGGGCCCTGTCCCCCGGAGACGGTGAGGCCGTCGTCGTAGAGGGCGCCGGTGTGGCGGGCGTGGACGGCCTCGTGGTCGACCGACGTCGGGGCCTCGACCGCGTAGGTCTCCGGCGAGCCGCCACCGACGCCGAGGGACACCGTCTCGGGCGCGCGCTCGCCGGACTCGACCCGGGCCAGCACCGTCTCGTAGGTGACGGCCTGTGCGCCCATGTCGGCCTCGTCGATGGTCGCGCTCACGCGCAGTTCCGTGCCGGCGCGGGCGACCGAGTCGAGCCCGAACTCCGTCGAGATGCTGGAGAGGTACGTCTGGACCACCAGCAGGTCCTGGGCCGCGAAGTCGGTCTCGTCGACGAAGGTGCGGGTCGCGTCGTCGAGCGCACCGGAGACGAACTGGTCGGCGCCGTTCGCCTCGGTCAGGACGGTCGCGTAGCGGTCGCCGGTCGCGTCCGGGGCGATGCCGTCCTCGACGACGAGGGTGTTCGCGCGGTAGCTGTGTGTCTCGAACGAGAGGTCCTGCGGGTCGTCGCTGCCGGTTCCGTCCGGCGAGTCGCCGGGGGCGCTGCTCGTGTCCGCCAGGCAGCCGGCGGCACCGGCGAGCGCGGCGGCACCGAGGGTTCGGAGGAGGGTTCGTCGGTTCGTTCGCATACCTGGGGCAACGGGGTGGGTACATGAAGCCCTTCGCCTAGCTCAGAGAGTTATTTCACCGATATCGGCTGTCACGACGCTCGTACTGAAGGTTTGGCGAATTGAAACCTCGTCGCCGCGATGGCTCAGAGATATGCTGGTTCGCCGCCAACGATGGCTCATGACCGGAGAACCAGAGGGACAGGAGGAGACGACGACCGACGCCACGGGACGGGGGTGGGCCGACATCGCGGTCGCCGTCGTCGCGGCCGGCACCTACCTCGCGGCGTCGCAGACGCTCGGGACGGTCGAGGCGATCGTGGCGGCCGTGGTCCTCGGCGGCCTCGTCGCGGTCGCGCTGAACTACACCAGTTTGAGGTAGATGTTCTCCTCGTAGCTCTCGCCCCCGATGGTCGTGGTGGCGCGTTGGACGTGCTCGAAGCCGAGGCGCTGGTAGAACTCGTTGCCGGGGTCGTTCGCGGTGAGCACCAGCGCCTCGACGCGGTCGACCCCGCGGGTGGCGAAGTCGTCCACGGCTACCTCGACCAGCGACCGGCCGACGCCCTCGCCGCGGTGGTCGGGGTCGACGTACACCCGCATCAGCGTCCCCGTGTCGTCCGCGACGACGCCGTGGGCGAACCCGACGACGTCGTCCTCGTCGACCGCGGCGAGGACCATCGTGTCGGCGGCCGCGATGTCCGTCCGGAGGCGGTCCTCGCCGTACCACTCGTGGACGGTCTCGCGGATGCTCTCCCGGCTGACGATGTCCGGGTAGTCCTGTTCCCACGAGCGCTCGGCGACTCGCTGGATGGCGTCGATGTCGTCGACGGTTGCGGGCCGGTAGTCCATGCTAGATGCTAACGCAGGCATGTCGGATGACTGTTTCTCCGTCGCGGCGGGCAGAGGCGGGGTCGGCCGCGCCCACGGGCGTACCCGGTACCGCGGGGGTCAGCCCTGTGCCTCGTCCTTCTCGTCCTCGGTTGCCTGCCGGCGGGCGATGGTGTCGGCGTCGACGTAGTAGACGAACCACTGCGTGAACCAGTCGGCGTGGACCTGGGTCGCGGTCCCGTTCTCTGTGCTCTCGCCGCCGGTGTTCGAGTAGCCGGTACAGCTCACGAGGACCTCGTAGCCGTCGCGGACCTGCTCGACCGAGTGGACCTCACAGGAGAGGTCGACCTCGGTGTGTTCGCTGTACCAGAGCTGGTTGTACACCCAGTTGTACTCGTGTTCGTGGACGAACTCCCGGGCGGTCGCACGGGTCAATTCGTCGGGGCGCTCGGGACGGGACTTCGGACC
This window of the Haloarchaeobius amylolyticus genome carries:
- a CDS encoding M24 family metallopeptidase, encoding MYERTFMEGTRGTQAVDWEERIDVKRLREERYAKALARLEDSEMGSMLLVSDPNIRYVTGLAMTGGSGADHYTLLTEEGDIVHWDTADHASNQRFNCPWLHDIRYACPGLGNVPRASGSDSARGFLKQKMADLVYEAMEEYGVHKEPMGLDVGNQGLISAFENNDVEVRTKDCVDLMHDARKVKTKDEIECLRQVAAICEAGFQQVVENARPGKRESEVWGDVTKELWRHGAFVGGGYLTSGPNTWPKHQANTTDRMIRPGDIVYADMYNIGYLGYRSCYYRTFSMGEPTEAQQDAYEIARDNLYDVLDRIEPGATTDEICQGFPDMEGEHADWYGATDHWQMTTNHWAHGLGLQLYEVPLIWRGLSPDHPIEIEEGMTMAVETMEPADRQGVRVEEMVVVRENGVEVLSQWPVDEITRIDY
- a CDS encoding MFS transporter, with amino-acid sequence MSLWRDPTRRRWLGWFTLATAFVLVNFHRVSTGVLADDLTQVFDTSAAELGLLHASFFYIYAPMQLVAGMLADQTGTRRVATIGSLVMAVGVFGFAASDTYLAGFASRALIGVGASVIYIATLRFCANWFETGEFATVAGMTLSASAVGGIIATTPLALFVADFGWRTAFLTVGAVGLVSTLAIFLVVRDDPADAGLDTIEGTADPPDLTPRETVDNARLVLSERETWVLGGMLFFVIGTNFTVMGLWGIPYLVQAYGLSVSEASVYTLLGNAGLVVGSPAMGWLSDYLGRRTGLIVAAGVVYTLAYALIAALETPPLAFVAAAFFTVMFLLGGFTIAYTVVRERFHGSVSGTATGAVNALGFFGGAIFPAVLGAALDAYWTGELVAGSRVYSLFGYRVAFGIAALNGLIALGCAVWLHRRETADATPEGSETATAGSQ
- a CDS encoding class I SAM-dependent methyltransferase — translated: MVEKDAVRRGYDDLAATYDAQRDRAGHSVAILEAFLDTLDDPDRVLDAGCGGGRPVLRRLAESTEAVGLDISAEQVRLAREHAPAAALLQGDMTRLPFAADSFDAVVAYWSLIHVPEADHQAVLDEFAKVLRPGGRALVCEAAEPWNGENPDWLDAGVEMQWNMAGAEVTRDQLLAAGFEVENVWGAPTALEWDRQEHADGGDLELLDAGEADADDDEDEDESPWTFFAVRLPDA
- a CDS encoding CBS domain-containing protein produces the protein MSPDDRPTVEDVMSSPLETISPDATVMEATQRMREQDINALVVPTNPRAIISSTDVLDAVADGQDVTQLQVSDVMTTDVETAAPDLYMEEVAAMMTTYGIKHLPVVDDDYVGMISSTDVTAHMS
- a CDS encoding GNAT family N-acetyltransferase, which codes for MDYRPATVDDIDAIQRVAERSWEQDYPDIVSRESIRETVHEWYGEDRLRTDIAAADTMVLAAVDEDDVVGFAHGVVADDTGTLMRVYVDPDHRGEGVGRSLVEVAVDDFATRGVDRVEALVLTANDPGNEFYQRLGFEHVQRATTTIGGESYEENIYLKLV